A genome region from Hymenobacter tibetensis includes the following:
- a CDS encoding glycosyltransferase family 2 protein has protein sequence MQQFPSLSIIIPSWNQGRFIERTLLSILRQDYPSPVQVIVSDGGSTDETVDILKKYEDKITWWSARDKGFVDAVTKGLAQVTNEIIAIQSSDDFYLPGAFRRMAEGFQNHPEAGFISGGEYGIDLQDKIEYANSFTGPITPHSILFQFVPPQHATFVRRTVLERTGGMRVEVDMCADIDLWYRVAHFAPGYAIPDMLAAYQLHPDQRTATSPKWYPNLVKMVESCEQDPTYGPLFQLTNDERRNLYTYWEINWTAKRDAAAARPIAWSKLPGLLSYSSRTRRMILGSTVNPIVKGLLPATLVQSLRPASKVETPAKPVADLNWWKIN, from the coding sequence ATGCAACAGTTTCCCTCTCTTTCTATCATTATTCCATCGTGGAATCAAGGCAGATTTATTGAGCGCACACTGCTCAGCATTCTGCGGCAAGACTACCCAAGCCCAGTACAAGTAATCGTATCAGATGGAGGATCTACTGATGAGACGGTAGATATTCTTAAAAAATACGAAGACAAGATTACGTGGTGGTCTGCTAGGGATAAAGGATTTGTTGATGCAGTAACGAAAGGGCTGGCACAGGTTACCAATGAAATCATTGCTATCCAAAGTAGTGATGACTTCTATTTGCCAGGAGCATTCCGCCGGATGGCTGAAGGATTTCAGAACCACCCAGAGGCGGGTTTTATCTCGGGTGGTGAATATGGCATCGACCTGCAAGACAAAATCGAATACGCCAATTCATTTACGGGGCCAATTACGCCACATTCCATCCTTTTTCAGTTCGTACCACCGCAGCACGCTACTTTCGTGCGCCGTACCGTGCTTGAAAGGACGGGTGGCATGCGCGTGGAGGTAGACATGTGCGCTGATATCGACTTGTGGTACCGGGTGGCTCATTTTGCTCCTGGGTATGCTATTCCAGATATGTTGGCTGCGTATCAACTGCATCCTGACCAACGTACGGCTACCTCTCCCAAGTGGTATCCCAACCTAGTGAAGATGGTTGAGAGCTGCGAGCAGGACCCCACGTATGGCCCGCTTTTTCAGCTCACCAATGACGAGCGGCGCAATTTGTACACGTATTGGGAAATCAACTGGACGGCTAAGCGTGATGCGGCTGCGGCACGACCTATCGCCTGGTCCAAGCTGCCAGGCTTGCTAAGTTACAGCTCACGCACTCGCCGTATGATTCTGGGTTCGACAGTAAACCCAATCGTGAAAGGACTATTGCCGGCAACTTTAGTGCAGAGCTTACGGCCTGCTTCTAAGGTCGAGACTCCTGCTAAGCCGGTAGCAGATCTTAATTGGTGGAAAATAAACTGA
- a CDS encoding GDP-L-fucose synthase family protein, which produces MEKNAKIYVAGHRGMVGSAILRRLEKEGYNNFVTRVSSELDLRNQAAVADFFAAEKPDYVVLAAAKVGGINANNIYRAEFLYDNLMIQNNVIHNSYLNGVKKLLFLGSSCIYPKMAPQPLQENALLTGELESTNEPYAIAKIAGIKMCDAYRSQYGCNYISAMPTNLYGPHDNYDLKNSHVLPALIRKFHEAKLQGAPEVEVWGTGTPRREFLHVDDLAEACYWLLENYNEPGLVNVGTGTDLSIRELAELVQRTVGYEGTIRFNTDYPDGTPRKLMDVSKLAEKGWKATIGLEEGVAAVYAGAFEAVRPA; this is translated from the coding sequence ATGGAAAAGAACGCAAAAATATATGTAGCAGGCCACCGTGGAATGGTGGGCTCTGCCATTCTCCGCCGTCTGGAAAAAGAGGGCTACAATAACTTCGTGACTCGTGTTTCCTCGGAGTTAGATCTGCGCAACCAAGCTGCAGTAGCTGACTTCTTTGCAGCTGAGAAGCCAGATTATGTGGTGCTGGCTGCTGCCAAAGTGGGTGGAATCAACGCCAACAATATTTACCGGGCGGAATTTTTGTATGACAATCTGATGATTCAGAATAATGTCATTCATAATAGCTACCTCAATGGTGTAAAGAAGCTGTTATTCCTGGGCTCATCCTGCATCTACCCTAAGATGGCACCGCAGCCGCTACAGGAAAATGCTCTGCTGACTGGCGAACTGGAAAGCACCAATGAACCATACGCCATTGCCAAAATTGCTGGTATCAAAATGTGTGATGCCTATCGTAGCCAGTATGGCTGCAACTACATTTCGGCTATGCCCACCAATCTGTATGGGCCTCACGACAATTACGACCTCAAAAATTCACACGTTCTACCAGCTTTGATTCGCAAGTTCCATGAAGCGAAACTGCAGGGAGCTCCCGAAGTAGAAGTGTGGGGGACTGGTACACCACGGCGTGAATTCCTACATGTAGATGATCTGGCCGAAGCCTGCTATTGGCTGCTTGAGAACTACAACGAGCCAGGCCTGGTGAATGTAGGAACCGGCACTGATTTGAGTATTCGTGAACTGGCGGAACTGGTGCAGCGCACAGTAGGGTACGAGGGTACAATTCGGTTCAACACGGATTATCCTGATGGCACTCCGCGCAAGCTCATGGATGTGAGTAAGCTTGCTGAGAAAGGCTGGAAAGCAACCATCGGGCTGGAAGAGGGAGTAGCTGCCGTATACGCTGGGGCTTTCGAGGCGGTGCGCCCTGCGTAG
- a CDS encoding ABC transporter permease codes for MHTTEALKQTETLSAVQPSDDKEWTEVIEPQDSLLALRLGDVWRYRDLVMLFVRRDFVSTYKQTVLGPIWFFIQPLLTTLTYVIIFGSVAKLPTDGLPALLFYLSGVTVWNYFAQTLTATATVFRDNASMFGKVYFPRLTMPLSIVISNLVRFGIQLGLFLAVWAYYLFTTDAVHPNAYILLTPVLVLLMGLLSLGLGMVFSALTTKYRDLAILLTFGVQLAMYATPIIYPASSLPEKYRWLLQANPMTPIVEAFRYGFLGSGTVTWISLGYSIISTLAILLLGIIVFNRVQKSFTDTV; via the coding sequence GTGCATACTACGGAAGCGTTAAAGCAAACTGAAACATTGTCGGCCGTCCAACCCTCTGATGACAAGGAATGGACCGAAGTTATCGAACCACAGGATAGCTTATTGGCTTTGCGCCTCGGTGACGTATGGCGCTACCGCGACTTAGTAATGCTGTTTGTACGGCGCGACTTTGTATCAACATACAAGCAGACGGTACTGGGGCCTATCTGGTTTTTCATTCAGCCGCTGCTCACCACGCTTACGTATGTCATCATTTTCGGTAGCGTAGCCAAGTTGCCTACTGATGGTTTGCCTGCCTTGCTTTTCTACCTGTCGGGTGTTACGGTCTGGAATTACTTTGCCCAGACATTGACGGCTACCGCTACTGTTTTCCGTGATAATGCTAGCATGTTCGGTAAGGTGTATTTCCCGCGCCTTACAATGCCTTTGTCTATTGTAATTTCCAACCTAGTGCGCTTTGGCATTCAGTTGGGGCTTTTTTTGGCTGTGTGGGCGTACTATCTGTTCACCACCGATGCCGTCCACCCCAACGCTTACATCCTGCTCACGCCGGTGCTGGTATTATTGATGGGGCTGCTTTCTCTGGGATTAGGCATGGTGTTCAGCGCTCTTACTACAAAGTACCGCGACTTAGCTATCCTACTCACCTTTGGGGTGCAACTGGCTATGTACGCTACGCCCATTATATACCCAGCTTCTAGCCTACCCGAAAAGTATCGGTGGCTGCTGCAGGCCAACCCCATGACTCCCATTGTAGAGGCATTTCGTTATGGCTTCCTCGGCTCAGGCACAGTGACGTGGATCAGCCTCGGCTACAGCATCATCAGCACATTGGCAATCCTGCTGCTTGGCATCATCGTCTTCAATAGGGTGCAGAAAAGCTTCACGGATACTGTATAA
- a CDS encoding ABC transporter ATP-binding protein gives MSDIAIKVENIGKLYRLGEIGTGTLSHDLNRAWARLRGKEDPFAKIGETNDRTTRGTSDFVWSLKDVNFEVKQGEVLGIIGRNGAGKSTLLKILSKVTAPTTGRIKVKGRIASLLEVGTGFHPELTGRENIYLNGAILGMTKAEIRSKFDEIVDFSGVERYIDTPVKRYSSGMYVRLAFAVSAFLEPEILIVDEVLAVGDADFQKKCLGRMKDVSVNDGRTVLFVSHNMGAITTLCDRGLVLSNGEVAFGGDIYQSVDLYLKNGSTIASNSYYNPSAKETDFVSVVISKSNGESATNFHFADDIAIKFEIKVSEKYKNAVLAFRIKDQTERNVFTSQIPLNTIVDKAGVYTVQAIIPGKILVPNIYKPFVALHVPNVEVISKLDDNLAFEIEETGTDFFQYAGTDYGCVVVECDWKLLN, from the coding sequence ATGAGTGATATTGCCATTAAAGTCGAGAACATAGGCAAGCTCTACCGATTAGGGGAAATCGGAACGGGTACTCTAAGCCACGACCTTAACAGAGCTTGGGCGCGACTGCGTGGTAAGGAGGATCCGTTTGCCAAAATCGGCGAAACCAATGACCGGACCACCCGTGGCACCAGCGACTTCGTGTGGTCGCTCAAAGATGTGAACTTCGAAGTGAAGCAAGGTGAGGTATTGGGTATCATCGGCCGCAACGGTGCCGGTAAATCCACACTACTCAAAATTCTTTCGAAGGTTACAGCTCCGACTACTGGCCGTATCAAAGTAAAAGGGCGCATTGCTTCCTTGCTGGAAGTAGGTACTGGTTTTCACCCTGAGCTAACAGGGCGTGAAAACATCTACCTCAATGGAGCAATTCTCGGCATGACTAAAGCCGAAATCCGCAGCAAGTTCGACGAGATAGTAGACTTCTCGGGTGTCGAACGTTACATTGATACACCTGTGAAGCGTTACAGCAGTGGCATGTATGTGCGCTTAGCGTTTGCCGTTTCAGCTTTCTTGGAACCTGAAATTCTGATTGTGGACGAGGTTTTGGCCGTTGGCGATGCTGATTTTCAAAAGAAATGCCTCGGCCGCATGAAAGATGTGAGTGTCAATGATGGACGCACAGTTCTGTTCGTTAGCCACAATATGGGCGCTATTACCACCTTGTGTGATAGAGGTTTGGTGTTAAGTAACGGAGAGGTTGCGTTTGGAGGGGATATATATCAAAGTGTTGATTTATATCTTAAGAACGGCAGCACTATAGCTTCAAATAGCTATTATAATCCATCAGCAAAAGAAACAGATTTTGTTAGTGTTGTAATTTCAAAGAGTAATGGAGAGTCAGCAACTAATTTCCATTTCGCTGATGATATTGCTATCAAGTTTGAAATAAAAGTCTCTGAAAAATATAAGAATGCAGTTCTAGCTTTTCGAATCAAGGATCAAACAGAGCGAAACGTCTTTACATCACAAATACCGCTTAATACAATAGTCGATAAAGCGGGTGTGTATACTGTTCAAGCTATTATTCCAGGTAAGATACTAGTCCCTAATATCTACAAGCCTTTCGTAGCACTTCACGTTCCTAATGTGGAGGTTATATCCAAACTTGATGATAATTTAGCGTTTGAGATAGAGGAAACAGGAACAGATTTTTTTCAATATGCAGGCACTGACTATGGATGTGTAGTCGTTGAATGTGATTGGAAACTTTTAAATTAA
- a CDS encoding class I SAM-dependent methyltransferase, which yields MDNCKICGSKTDKIFTCKVLNKHDVDYFKCSNCEFIQTENPYWLEEAYSSVITSLDIGLISRNINNVPVVSTLIKVLYKKDKEYLDYGGGYGMFVRMMRDNGFSYYRQDLYCENLFAKNFDVDDIISSIDKFELLTAFEVFEHLVDPVSELKKMLSYSDNIFFTTTVYPKNTDLISWWYLIPETGQHVALYSHKSLKHLAKINDLHYYNFGDTYHLFTKKSFPNKLFESIFSERFQKYYNKISSNPVSLLQSDFNMISSIKM from the coding sequence ATGGATAATTGCAAAATTTGCGGTAGCAAAACGGATAAGATCTTTACTTGTAAAGTGCTGAATAAGCATGATGTTGATTATTTTAAGTGCAGTAATTGCGAATTTATCCAGACAGAAAATCCATATTGGTTGGAAGAAGCTTATTCCTCAGTGATAACTTCATTGGATATAGGTTTAATATCTAGGAATATCAACAACGTCCCGGTTGTTAGCACACTTATTAAAGTCCTCTATAAAAAAGATAAGGAATACCTGGACTATGGCGGTGGCTATGGAATGTTCGTGAGAATGATGAGAGATAATGGTTTCTCATATTATCGTCAGGACTTATATTGTGAAAATTTATTTGCTAAAAATTTTGATGTTGATGATATTATTTCTTCAATAGATAAATTCGAACTCCTAACTGCTTTTGAAGTTTTCGAACATCTTGTTGATCCTGTAAGTGAATTAAAGAAGATGCTTTCCTATAGCGACAATATCTTCTTCACTACCACAGTCTATCCTAAAAATACGGATTTAATCAGCTGGTGGTATCTTATCCCAGAAACAGGGCAGCACGTAGCTCTATACTCGCATAAATCATTAAAGCATTTGGCAAAAATAAATGATCTTCACTATTATAACTTTGGTGATACGTATCATTTATTCACTAAAAAGAGTTTTCCTAACAAGTTGTTTGAATCAATTTTTAGTGAAAGATTTCAAAAGTATTATAATAAAATATCATCAAACCCAGTTTCGTTATTGCAAAGTGATTTCAATATGATTTCATCCATCAAGATGTAA
- a CDS encoding GDP-mannose 4,6-dehydratase, which translates to MKRILITGFSGFVSEYLLDLLNDIADQYEVIGLSRSYNFESKIRKNLHVKLVKLDLNDKEHLREVLYLTRPDYIFHLASDSSVSYSWQKPIESFQNNTNIFLNLIESVRALNTECKILSIGSSEQYGIVDPESIPLTEEATLNPISPYAVARVSQELLSKVYNRGYGLDIIMTRSFNHIGPGQKENFVVSSFAKQIVAYKAGLIPNIKVGNLDIVRDFLDVRDVVKAYMLLMQNGIGGQVYNICSGNGYSLKQILHMMMSIAGIEVEYSIDKELIRPSDNPIIIGSNKKIKDELGWYPSYSIDASLRDILTYWEQRLK; encoded by the coding sequence ATGAAAAGAATATTGATAACTGGTTTTTCTGGGTTTGTTAGCGAGTACTTGCTGGATTTATTGAATGACATTGCAGACCAGTACGAGGTTATTGGTCTGTCCCGTTCTTATAACTTTGAGTCCAAAATACGTAAAAACTTACATGTCAAATTAGTTAAGTTAGATTTAAACGATAAAGAGCATTTACGGGAAGTCCTTTATCTTACTCGGCCAGATTACATTTTTCACTTGGCATCTGACAGCAGCGTTTCATACAGCTGGCAGAAGCCTATTGAGAGCTTTCAAAATAATACAAATATTTTTTTAAATCTTATTGAAAGCGTCAGAGCATTAAATACAGAATGTAAAATACTTTCTATAGGGTCATCAGAACAATATGGCATTGTTGATCCTGAGAGTATTCCGTTAACAGAAGAGGCTACACTAAATCCTATCAGCCCATACGCTGTAGCAAGAGTATCACAAGAATTACTAAGCAAAGTATATAATCGGGGGTATGGGTTGGATATCATCATGACAAGATCTTTCAATCACATTGGCCCTGGACAGAAAGAGAACTTCGTTGTTTCGTCTTTTGCCAAGCAGATTGTTGCTTACAAAGCCGGTCTTATACCTAATATCAAAGTTGGAAACTTAGATATAGTAAGGGATTTTCTTGATGTGAGAGATGTAGTAAAAGCATATATGCTTCTTATGCAGAATGGTATAGGGGGGCAGGTGTATAATATTTGCAGTGGCAACGGATATTCTCTGAAACAAATATTGCATATGATGATGTCGATTGCTGGCATTGAAGTAGAGTACAGTATTGATAAGGAACTTATAAGACCGTCAGATAATCCAATTATCATTGGAAGTAATAAAAAAATAAAGGATGAATTGGGTTGGTATCCCTCATATTCGATCGATGCAAGCTTGAGGGACATACTAACTTATTGGGAGCAGCGTTTAAAGTAA
- a CDS encoding glycosyltransferase family 4 protein, whose protein sequence is MKVLFDHQIFVLQKFGGISRYFNEIMKMHSSEIDVMRVDPALFIEDQPVQKNNLLARGTRFLKRKIGASTQVHSRELPVKAEEQIRGDNFDLLHPTYYGDYFDRYTDKPFVLTVYDMIHEVYKENFSLNDPISHNKLVLCNKASMIIAISHKTKEDLVDIFGINEDKVHVTHLASDFNKIVAKRPNIPEGVNKYVLFVGNRGLYKNFYFMVMSLTSILKDDKSLHILCTGHPFTKEEQSFFKDFNIGSQIKSIYLEDDSELAWVYQNAELFIFPSLYEGFGLPLLEAFASECPVVSSTGGSLPEVGGDAALYFDPKNSLAIQDAVRSVLYDSSLKSDLINKGKKRFAEFSWDRCRAETLAVYQAAIANA, encoded by the coding sequence ATGAAAGTACTGTTTGATCATCAGATATTTGTTTTACAGAAGTTCGGTGGTATTAGTCGTTATTTCAATGAGATAATGAAAATGCATTCTTCTGAAATAGATGTGATGCGTGTCGATCCTGCTCTTTTCATTGAAGATCAACCAGTACAGAAAAATAATCTATTAGCAAGAGGAACTAGATTCTTGAAAAGGAAGATAGGAGCATCTACTCAAGTACATAGCAGAGAGCTTCCAGTAAAAGCCGAAGAGCAAATCAGGGGTGATAATTTTGATTTGTTACACCCTACCTATTATGGAGATTATTTCGATAGATACACTGATAAACCATTTGTGTTGACTGTCTATGATATGATTCATGAGGTGTATAAAGAGAATTTTTCTCTAAACGATCCTATTTCTCACAATAAGTTAGTTCTGTGTAATAAAGCTAGTATGATAATAGCAATATCGCATAAAACTAAAGAAGACTTAGTGGATATATTTGGAATTAATGAAGACAAGGTGCATGTAACTCATCTGGCTTCTGATTTCAACAAAATTGTGGCGAAGCGTCCTAATATTCCTGAAGGCGTAAATAAGTATGTGCTTTTTGTAGGTAATAGGGGATTATATAAAAACTTTTACTTTATGGTAATGTCTTTGACATCTATTCTGAAAGATGATAAGTCATTACATATTCTTTGTACAGGGCATCCCTTTACCAAAGAAGAACAATCTTTTTTCAAAGATTTCAATATTGGCAGTCAAATTAAAAGCATCTATCTGGAGGATGATAGTGAGCTAGCTTGGGTATATCAGAATGCTGAATTATTTATATTTCCGTCTTTATATGAGGGATTTGGGCTTCCGCTTTTAGAAGCATTTGCCAGTGAGTGTCCGGTTGTTTCAAGCACTGGAGGGTCGTTGCCTGAAGTAGGAGGAGATGCTGCTTTGTATTTTGACCCAAAGAACTCACTAGCAATTCAAGACGCTGTCCGTTCGGTTTTGTATGATTCGAGCTTGAAAAGCGACTTGATAAACAAAGGCAAAAAACGCTTTGCGGAATTTAGTTGGGATAGATGTAGGGCTGAAACCTTGGCTGTGTACCAAGCAGCTATAGCTAATGCTTAG